From a single Pseudobutyrivibrio xylanivorans genomic region:
- the glgB gene encoding 1,4-alpha-glucan branching protein GlgB — MSNFTELDGYLFGQGTHYDIYKKLGAHKGKRGKETGFYFDVWAPHASQVSVIGEFNDWDETRNFMQRVEPESQGVFEVFIPEAKEGQLYKYLIHTENGEKLYKADPYATYAELRPGTASILYDNTKFKWSDSAWMKQRKSGNFWEKPLAIYEVHPGSWKRHPRPENDGFYSYREFAHSLTEYVLDMGYTHVELMGISEYPFDGSWGYQVTGYYAPTSRYGTPDDFMYLINYLHKNGIGVILDWVPAHFPKDAHGLADFDGKPLYEYPDPKKGEHPDWGTKIFNYGKSEVKNFLIGSALQWVEHYHIDGLRVDAVASMLYLDYGKQPGQWIPNEHGGNENLEAIEFFKHINTLIRGRNHGVIMIAEESTAWPKITGDVENGGLNFSYKWNMGWMHDFIDYMKLDPYFRKDNHNKMTFAMSYNEAERYILVLSHDEVVHLKGSMLAKMPGLEVDKYKNLMAGYAFMMGHPGKKLLFMGQEFAQGTEWSEARELDWYVLDNPNHRHVARMFKDLLHIYTAYPAMYEQDVSWAGFEWINANDGYRSIFSFVRKSKNDKNNMLFVINMTPMNYDDYRVGVPTNKKLKLLLDSENKQYGGNGGRITETLVPKHEECDGREYSAAFPLAPYQVAIFTY, encoded by the coding sequence ATGAGTAATTTTACTGAATTAGATGGCTATTTATTTGGACAGGGTACCCATTACGACATTTACAAGAAGCTTGGAGCCCACAAAGGAAAGAGGGGCAAAGAGACTGGATTTTACTTTGATGTATGGGCACCACATGCAAGCCAGGTTTCAGTAATTGGTGAATTCAACGACTGGGACGAGACTAGGAATTTTATGCAGCGAGTTGAGCCAGAAAGCCAAGGGGTTTTTGAAGTATTTATACCAGAGGCTAAGGAAGGTCAGCTATATAAATATCTTATCCATACAGAAAATGGAGAAAAGCTTTACAAGGCTGATCCTTATGCTACATATGCAGAGCTTCGCCCAGGTACAGCGTCAATTTTGTATGATAATACAAAATTTAAGTGGTCTGATTCTGCATGGATGAAACAGCGAAAATCAGGCAACTTCTGGGAGAAACCACTTGCTATATATGAAGTTCATCCAGGCTCATGGAAGCGTCATCCTAGACCTGAAAATGACGGTTTTTACAGTTACAGAGAGTTCGCACATAGCCTTACTGAGTATGTTTTAGATATGGGCTATACACATGTAGAACTCATGGGTATCTCTGAGTATCCGTTTGATGGTTCTTGGGGTTATCAGGTTACAGGCTACTATGCACCTACATCCAGATATGGTACTCCAGACGATTTTATGTATTTAATCAACTATCTACATAAAAATGGAATTGGTGTAATTCTCGATTGGGTACCAGCGCATTTTCCAAAAGATGCACATGGTCTTGCAGACTTTGATGGCAAACCATTATATGAATATCCTGATCCAAAGAAGGGAGAGCACCCAGACTGGGGTACAAAGATTTTCAATTATGGAAAATCTGAGGTAAAGAACTTCCTTATTGGCAGTGCTTTACAATGGGTTGAGCATTATCATATAGATGGTCTTAGAGTAGATGCTGTTGCTTCCATGCTTTATCTTGATTATGGTAAGCAACCTGGTCAGTGGATTCCAAATGAGCATGGTGGAAACGAGAACTTGGAGGCAATTGAGTTCTTCAAGCATATTAATACTTTGATTCGTGGACGTAATCATGGTGTAATCATGATTGCTGAGGAATCGACAGCATGGCCTAAAATTACAGGTGATGTTGAAAATGGTGGTTTGAATTTCTCATACAAGTGGAATATGGGCTGGATGCATGATTTTATTGATTACATGAAGCTAGATCCATATTTCAGAAAAGATAATCACAACAAGATGACCTTTGCCATGAGCTACAACGAGGCAGAAAGATACATCCTGGTTTTAAGCCATGATGAAGTTGTTCACCTTAAAGGCTCAATGCTTGCAAAGATGCCAGGACTTGAAGTAGACAAGTACAAGAATCTTATGGCAGGTTATGCATTTATGATGGGACATCCTGGAAAAAAGCTTCTTTTCATGGGACAGGAGTTTGCCCAGGGGACAGAGTGGAGTGAGGCTAGAGAGCTTGACTGGTATGTTTTAGATAATCCTAATCATAGGCATGTTGCGCGTATGTTCAAGGATTTACTCCATATTTATACAGCTTATCCTGCAATGTATGAGCAGGATGTGTCATGGGCAGGTTTTGAATGGATAAATGCAAATGATGGATATCGTAGTATATTCAGCTTTGTCCGTAAATCTAAAAACGACAAAAATAATATGTTATTTGTAATCAATATGACACCTATGAATTACGATGATTATAGAGTAGGTGTTCCGACTAACAAAAAGCTTAAGCTCTTGTTAGATAGCGAAAACAAGCAGTATGGGGGTAATGGTGGTCGAATAACTGAGACCCTTGTTCCTAAGCACGAAGAGTGTGATGGAAGAGAGTATTCGGCAGCATTTCCTTTGGCACCATATCAGGTTGCAATATTCACATACTAG
- a CDS encoding DUF5711 family protein, translated as MEDFKIITIPEAESEEDDSDEIVVTTKEKDDYEPPKKRWMFLIVLIILCIIAIVVIKIVTTFSDYEVVKSWERNDSAESTYLSYQGNLLKYSGDGIFYTAYDGSLIWNYTYDMTNPTVDTSDSYLIAYDKKGSEVDIFSTKGFVKQIMTTTPIIEARVASQGTIALLLQENNTNYIQMYDKRGTLLVSGEIHPENRGFPVSMALSSDATRLLLSIINVNNGELTSELVFYDFTSEGKQEEDNIVATYTYIGSLIPKIEYVKNNKAIAFSDNKIIIFNNNLRATVVKEINVQNEMKTIFYNNTHFGYICETALEDGTIVNQLNIYNLYGLKTTSKELSESYNDISIMDNNEIVVSNGNDITIYNLQGFAKFSYTFDEKIYGIIPGATSRRYYVIEETKTEEIGLK; from the coding sequence ATGGAAGATTTTAAAATTATCACAATACCAGAAGCGGAAAGTGAAGAAGATGACAGCGATGAAATTGTCGTCACTACAAAAGAAAAGGATGATTATGAGCCTCCAAAGAAAAGGTGGATGTTTTTAATTGTTCTTATCATACTCTGTATAATTGCCATTGTTGTGATAAAAATAGTTACGACTTTTTCTGATTATGAGGTCGTTAAAAGCTGGGAAAGAAATGATTCTGCCGAAAGCACTTATCTGAGTTATCAGGGAAATCTCTTGAAATACAGCGGCGATGGCATATTCTATACAGCTTACGATGGCTCTTTAATATGGAATTATACCTACGACATGACTAATCCTACAGTGGACACAAGTGATTCCTACCTTATTGCTTATGACAAAAAGGGCAGCGAGGTTGATATTTTTTCCACAAAGGGCTTTGTTAAGCAGATAATGACAACTACTCCGATAATAGAGGCCAGGGTTGCATCTCAGGGTACCATAGCTCTTTTGCTGCAGGAGAATAATACCAACTATATACAAATGTATGATAAGCGAGGTACTCTTCTTGTTTCGGGCGAAATACATCCAGAGAATAGGGGCTTTCCCGTATCAATGGCACTTTCTTCTGATGCAACTAGATTACTGCTATCAATTATTAATGTTAATAATGGTGAGTTGACATCTGAACTTGTTTTTTACGATTTCACCAGTGAAGGCAAACAGGAAGAAGATAATATAGTGGCTACATACACTTATATTGGCTCATTAATTCCCAAGATTGAATATGTTAAGAACAATAAAGCAATTGCATTCAGTGATAATAAAATTATTATTTTCAACAACAATCTCAGAGCTACAGTTGTAAAAGAAATAAATGTTCAGAATGAGATGAAGACCATTTTTTATAATAATACCCACTTTGGTTATATATGCGAAACAGCTCTTGAGGATGGAACTATTGTTAACCAGTTGAATATCTACAATTTATATGGATTAAAGACTACTTCTAAAGAACTTTCTGAGAGCTATAACGATATTAGTATTATGGATAATAATGAAATCGTGGTTAGCAATGGAAACGATATAACAATTTATAATCTTCAAGGCTTTGCAAAGTTCTCATATACATTTGATGAAAAGATTTATGGAATTATACCTGGTGCCACATCACGAAGATACTATGTAATAGAAGAAACAAAGACTGAAGAAATAGGATTAAAATAG
- a CDS encoding CvpA family protein, whose product MAEEDNEGTGEDAVLKLLPIAIREKVDETINNSVEALINCISVELSEAAIKGIATIVSVLGGILLIYILNKLINLIGAIPGIKGANKMLGVTAGFVESLLIIWLCMYLADCFPTTKYGEFILTNTASNDLLNYVYKINIIEQVFGI is encoded by the coding sequence ATGGCAGAAGAAGACAATGAAGGAACGGGTGAAGATGCTGTTCTAAAGCTTCTGCCAATTGCTATCAGGGAGAAAGTAGATGAAACTATAAATAATTCGGTGGAGGCTCTGATTAACTGTATATCAGTAGAATTAAGTGAAGCAGCAATCAAAGGCATAGCTACAATAGTAAGTGTTCTTGGGGGAATACTTCTTATTTACATCTTAAATAAGCTTATAAATTTGATCGGTGCAATTCCAGGGATTAAAGGAGCAAACAAAATGCTTGGTGTTACGGCTGGTTTTGTAGAATCTCTATTAATAATATGGCTTTGTATGTACTTGGCAGATTGTTTTCCAACCACAAAATATGGGGAATTTATTCTTACAAATACAGCATCTAATGATTTGTTAAACTATGTCTATAAAATTAACATTATTGAGCAAGTTTTCGGAATATAA
- the rbr gene encoding rubrerythrin, whose translation MAENKYAGTKTEQNLWEAFAGESMARNKYTYFASVAKKAGYEQIAALFLKTADNEKEHAKLWFKALGGVGDTPTNLLHAAEGENAEWTDMYERMAKDAEEEGFTELAAQFRGVGAIEKLHEERYRKLLKNVEAMEVFKKSGVTMWECRNCGHVVVGVEAPEVCPVCNHPQAYFEVREENY comes from the coding sequence ATGGCAGAAAACAAATATGCAGGAACTAAAACAGAGCAAAATCTTTGGGAAGCTTTTGCTGGTGAATCAATGGCTAGAAATAAATACACTTATTTTGCCTCAGTTGCCAAAAAAGCTGGGTATGAACAAATTGCAGCACTCTTTTTAAAAACAGCTGATAATGAAAAGGAGCATGCAAAACTATGGTTCAAGGCATTAGGCGGCGTTGGTGACACACCAACTAATCTTCTTCATGCTGCGGAAGGCGAGAATGCCGAATGGACTGATATGTATGAACGAATGGCGAAAGATGCTGAAGAAGAAGGTTTTACCGAATTAGCTGCACAGTTTAGAGGTGTTGGCGCTATTGAAAAACTTCACGAAGAACGTTATCGTAAGCTCTTGAAAAATGTTGAAGCAATGGAAGTATTCAAGAAAAGCGGTGTTACAATGTGGGAATGCCGTAACTGCGGTCATGTTGTGGTCGGCGTAGAAGCTCCTGAGGTTTGTCCTGTATGCAACCACCCTCAAGCTTATTTCGAAGTGAGAGAAGAAAATTACTAG
- a CDS encoding CidA/LrgA family protein, producing the protein MKYLKQFLIILIISLVGEILKATLPLPVPASIYGMVILFLCLVTKVIKLEQVKDAGKFLIEIMPVMFIPAGVGLMVSWGDLKPILLQVSVITVITVFTVMAATGLVSQWIIRRDKEDR; encoded by the coding sequence ATGAAGTATTTAAAGCAATTTCTAATTATCTTAATTATTTCACTAGTGGGAGAGATATTAAAAGCAACGTTGCCATTACCAGTTCCTGCAAGTATATATGGTATGGTTATATTATTTTTGTGTCTTGTAACAAAAGTTATAAAGCTTGAGCAAGTAAAGGACGCGGGCAAGTTTTTGATTGAGATTATGCCTGTTATGTTTATTCCAGCGGGCGTTGGTCTCATGGTTTCCTGGGGCGATTTGAAGCCTATTCTTTTGCAAGTCAGTGTCATAACAGTGATTACTGTATTTACAGTAATGGCCGCAACAGGACTTGTTTCACAATGGATTATTAGACGTGATAAGGAGGATAGGTAA
- a CDS encoding LrgB family protein gives MAQFFSESSYCAVAVSLVAYGMGNWLKKKFKLGLFNPLLISILCTILFLGIMGIDYEVYNGGAKLLSWLLTPATVALAIPLYEEWELLKSNIKAVLIGIIAGVITSLGTVLLLSKLMGLTHQQYVTLLPKSITTAIGMGVSEELGGYVTITVAVIVITGVLGNIFGELICKLFRINEPIAKGLAFGTATHAIGTAKAMEIGEVEGAMSSLSIAVAGLFTVVFASLFANFM, from the coding sequence ATGGCTCAGTTTTTTAGTGAATCGTCATATTGCGCTGTGGCAGTAAGTTTAGTTGCATATGGCATGGGAAATTGGCTTAAAAAAAAGTTTAAGCTAGGATTATTCAATCCACTTCTGATTTCAATTCTGTGTACGATTTTATTTCTAGGAATAATGGGAATAGACTACGAGGTATACAATGGTGGAGCAAAGCTTCTTTCGTGGCTATTAACACCAGCAACTGTCGCACTTGCAATTCCATTATATGAAGAGTGGGAGTTGTTGAAGAGTAATATAAAGGCGGTTCTTATTGGTATAATTGCTGGCGTAATTACAAGTTTAGGAACAGTTTTGCTTTTGTCTAAACTTATGGGATTGACACATCAGCAATATGTTACGCTTTTGCCAAAATCAATCACGACTGCAATTGGAATGGGCGTATCTGAAGAGCTAGGTGGTTATGTTACAATAACGGTTGCAGTTATTGTCATTACAGGTGTTTTGGGAAACATTTTTGGCGAACTGATATGTAAACTGTTTAGAATTAATGAACCTATAGCAAAAGGACTTGCTTTTGGTACGGCCACACATGCTATTGGAACTGCAAAGGCCATGGAAATTGGAGAGGTAGAAGGTGCTATGAGCAGCTTGTCAATTGCGGTTGCTGGATTATTTACAGTAGTGTTTGCATCATTATTTGCTAATTTCATGTAA
- a CDS encoding 5' nucleotidase, NT5C type: MKIYVDFDDCLCETARSFTEIAARLFGKNVPYEEVRFFNLKESFDLNEDEYEQLMLEGHKPEILLAYEETPDASKVLNELMDEGHEVSVITGRPDSTYDVSRRWLDEHDLKRANLYFLNKYGRDTFYQKGSYNLELEDFYKMQFDYAIEDSPLAFKYFDKWPDLRVMVFDRPWNQECDLQENFLRCPSWEYIREQVRD, encoded by the coding sequence ATGAAAATATATGTAGACTTTGATGATTGCTTATGCGAAACTGCGAGATCATTTACTGAGATTGCGGCAAGACTTTTTGGGAAAAATGTTCCTTATGAGGAGGTTCGTTTTTTTAATCTCAAAGAATCATTTGATCTTAATGAAGATGAGTATGAGCAATTGATGCTTGAAGGGCATAAGCCAGAAATACTTTTGGCGTATGAAGAAACACCAGATGCGTCGAAAGTTCTAAATGAATTGATGGATGAAGGACACGAGGTTTCTGTTATAACAGGCCGTCCAGATAGTACTTATGATGTATCTAGAAGATGGTTGGATGAGCATGATTTAAAGAGAGCTAATCTTTACTTCCTGAATAAGTATGGTAGAGATACTTTCTATCAGAAAGGTAGTTATAACTTAGAACTAGAAGATTTTTATAAGATGCAGTTTGATTATGCCATTGAGGATTCACCTTTGGCTTTTAAGTATTTTGACAAATGGCCAGACTTAAGAGTTATGGTTTTTGACAGACCATGGAATCAGGAATGTGACCTTCAGGAAAACTTTTTACGTTGCCCAAGCTGGGAATATATTAGAGAACAGGTGAGAGATTAA
- a CDS encoding methyl-accepting chemotaxis protein, translating to MAKNSSSPKKQAHISAQLLIILVPLVIVALAVVAFILAIQAKNVIEREAKKDLLHETMANANSIETTAQGIMVYYDGIADIIETSTYEEDSEIVIDLALSMKKYEGIITDAYIGLSNKQFFDGSGWTPDAGYDPTSRAWYQSGESSAAMHIGPPSLDLTTGAMVAIGSRSITLKDGRKGVMSIDITLGRLSEQVSGYTPGETGSCICFDGTTILGSVESEYVGTDVSEHTDDTFLQSISSAVVAGTTDTVVPMKGNDGKAYYVAITPIEGTSWTLVSYVKTADVLSDLRKFELISIIVATIILFVLVVILQLVITKLVAHPVRNLTDSILKIASGDFTVEIPEGGSNEIGTMNNNMHDYVEKMRHTLKEIKTTTEQLASEANYSKDVSGDLNRQADEQASAMQQIQHTMDDMSAAVGDLAENATSLAQQVSDLTQQSETTKATMEDLVTTAQEGQRDMNAVQSGMTSVAESMREMNEVVRNVDASAKQIDSIVDMINSISSQTNLLSLNASIEAARAGEAGRGFAVVADEIGALAQNSAESTRQISEIIKEITAQIAELSAKAEANVEEINTSMESVNTAGETFEKIFKSLDEASETVGEMISKIGSVDEIATSMAAISEEQSASTEEVSSTATVLAEGAEAVAENSRGVDSSATAVSDSSIKIEDLINIFKV from the coding sequence ATGGCAAAGAATTCTTCTTCACCAAAAAAGCAGGCACATATTAGCGCGCAGCTTCTCATTATTTTAGTGCCACTGGTAATTGTAGCACTGGCAGTTGTAGCGTTTATCCTTGCGATTCAAGCGAAGAATGTTATTGAACGTGAGGCTAAAAAAGATCTTTTACATGAGACAATGGCTAATGCCAACAGCATTGAGACAACAGCTCAGGGAATCATGGTTTACTATGATGGTATCGCTGATATCATTGAGACGTCGACGTATGAAGAAGATTCCGAGATTGTTATTGACTTGGCCCTCTCAATGAAAAAATATGAGGGTATAATTACTGATGCATACATAGGACTGTCTAACAAACAGTTCTTTGATGGCTCTGGATGGACACCTGATGCTGGATACGACCCAACAAGCCGTGCTTGGTATCAAAGCGGTGAGTCTTCTGCTGCTATGCATATTGGTCCACCTAGTCTTGATTTAACTACAGGTGCCATGGTAGCAATTGGTTCCCGTTCAATTACACTCAAAGACGGACGTAAGGGTGTTATGTCAATTGATATCACTCTTGGCAGATTATCAGAACAAGTTAGTGGGTACACACCTGGTGAAACAGGTTCTTGTATCTGCTTTGATGGCACTACAATCCTTGGTTCAGTGGAATCTGAATACGTTGGTACAGACGTATCTGAACATACTGATGACACATTTTTGCAGAGCATATCTTCTGCTGTTGTAGCAGGCACGACAGATACCGTCGTTCCAATGAAGGGTAATGATGGTAAGGCATACTACGTAGCCATCACTCCTATAGAGGGTACAAGTTGGACTCTTGTTTCCTATGTCAAGACTGCAGATGTTCTTTCAGATTTACGAAAATTCGAATTGATTTCTATTATCGTAGCCACAATAATCCTATTTGTACTTGTCGTTATTCTTCAACTTGTAATTACAAAGCTGGTTGCACATCCAGTACGTAATCTTACAGACAGTATTTTAAAGATTGCAAGTGGTGATTTCACAGTAGAAATTCCTGAAGGTGGTTCGAACGAAATTGGCACCATGAACAACAACATGCACGATTATGTTGAGAAGATGCGCCATACCCTAAAAGAGATTAAAACTACTACTGAACAACTTGCTTCGGAAGCCAACTATAGTAAGGATGTCTCTGGTGATTTGAATAGGCAGGCTGATGAACAGGCAAGTGCAATGCAACAGATTCAGCACACAATGGATGATATGTCAGCTGCAGTTGGAGATTTGGCAGAAAATGCAACAAGTCTGGCTCAGCAGGTAAGCGACCTTACTCAACAGTCTGAAACTACAAAGGCCACAATGGAAGATCTTGTTACTACAGCCCAGGAAGGACAGCGTGACATGAACGCCGTTCAGTCTGGAATGACAAGCGTTGCGGAGTCTATGCGCGAAATGAACGAAGTTGTAAGAAACGTAGATGCGTCTGCAAAACAGATCGATTCTATTGTTGATATGATTAACTCTATTTCAAGCCAGACCAACCTTCTTTCACTTAACGCTTCTATTGAAGCTGCACGTGCAGGAGAAGCAGGACGAGGCTTTGCAGTTGTTGCTGATGAAATTGGTGCTCTTGCTCAGAATAGTGCCGAATCTACAAGACAGATTTCGGAAATTATTAAGGAAATCACAGCTCAGATTGCAGAACTTTCGGCCAAGGCAGAAGCAAACGTAGAGGAAATCAACACTAGCATGGAATCTGTAAACACCGCAGGCGAAACCTTCGAGAAGATTTTCAAGAGTCTTGATGAAGCAAGCGAAACTGTAGGTGAGATGATTAGCAAGATTGGTAGCGTTGATGAAATCGCAACCTCTATGGCAGCTATCTCCGAAGAGCAGTCAGCAAGTACAGAAGAGGTAAGCTCAACTGCTACAGTTCTCGCAGAAGGCGCAGAAGCAGTGGCTGAGAACTCTCGTGGTGTTGATAGCAGTGCTACAGCTGTTTCTGATTCCTCTATAAAGATTGAAGACTTAATTAACATATTTAAGGTATAA
- a CDS encoding YolD-like family protein gives MASADDAAQFMPFAALKGFEEALRAKERIIVDKVELSEDALDYLDYQLSIIKVGDMVEAIYYDDDAYVKISGLVSRINTKAKYITIVKTDVSFDDIRELRF, from the coding sequence ATGGCGAGTGCTGATGATGCTGCACAGTTCATGCCCTTTGCAGCTTTAAAAGGGTTTGAAGAAGCGCTTCGAGCAAAAGAAAGAATTATTGTAGACAAAGTAGAGCTTTCTGAAGATGCTTTAGATTACTTGGATTACCAGCTTAGTATCATTAAGGTTGGCGACATGGTTGAAGCTATCTACTATGACGATGACGCCTACGTTAAAATTTCTGGACTTGTATCAAGAATTAACACCAAAGCTAAATACATCACTATCGTAAAGACGGATGTAAGCTTTGATGATATTAGAGAATTAAGATTTTAA
- a CDS encoding DNA repair protein — MRERTYLIIDLKSFYASVECHDRGLDPMKDNLVVADVERSKGTICLAITPAMKALGVKNRCRIFEIPKGIEYVAAVPRMQRYIDVSANIYAIYLSFVSKDDIHVYSIDEAFLDVTEYLNLYRLSAHDLALKIMDTIYEKEGIRATCGIGPNMYLCKIALDILAKHSPDFIAELDEESYKRRLWRHLPLTDFWKVGPGTVRRLSSLGIYTQEDIAHAPEALLLKQFGVNARHLINHAWGREDCTIAQIKGYTNRSHSLSCGQVLMRDYEYEEALIIVKEMANELSLDMVGKHVVSNNFSLYIGYTYNSLPSTGGGATVQVSTNSVRIITDTMVQLFHHFARKDCLIRRINLSANSIIDECYEQYSFFVDPEIMEKDRQITRSVNELKTKFGKNAILKGIDLLEGATTIERNGQIGGHKK; from the coding sequence ATGAGAGAACGGACTTATTTGATTATAGATTTAAAGTCCTTCTATGCTTCGGTAGAATGCCATGACAGGGGGCTAGACCCAATGAAAGACAATCTGGTTGTGGCTGATGTAGAGCGTTCCAAAGGAACTATCTGTCTTGCCATAACTCCTGCAATGAAAGCTCTTGGAGTAAAGAATCGGTGTAGAATCTTTGAGATTCCTAAAGGTATTGAGTATGTTGCTGCAGTCCCTAGGATGCAAAGATACATTGATGTTTCTGCCAATATATACGCTATATACTTAAGCTTTGTCTCTAAGGATGACATTCATGTCTATTCTATTGATGAGGCTTTTTTAGACGTCACTGAGTACCTGAATCTATATAGGTTATCAGCTCATGATTTGGCACTTAAGATAATGGATACCATATATGAAAAAGAAGGAATCCGCGCGACTTGTGGTATTGGACCAAACATGTATCTATGTAAGATAGCGTTAGATATCTTGGCAAAACACTCACCTGATTTTATAGCAGAGCTTGATGAAGAAAGCTATAAGAGAAGACTTTGGAGACATTTACCACTTACTGATTTTTGGAAGGTAGGACCTGGCACTGTGCGTAGGCTTTCTTCCTTGGGCATCTATACCCAAGAAGACATTGCTCACGCCCCTGAGGCTCTTCTTCTTAAGCAGTTTGGAGTTAATGCAAGACACTTGATTAACCATGCCTGGGGCAGGGAAGACTGCACCATTGCACAAATTAAGGGCTACACTAACAGGTCTCATTCTCTATCTTGCGGACAAGTTCTTATGAGGGACTATGAATATGAAGAGGCCCTTATCATAGTGAAAGAAATGGCTAATGAACTTTCCCTGGATATGGTTGGTAAACATGTAGTAAGCAATAATTTTTCCCTTTATATAGGCTATACCTACAACTCTCTTCCATCTACCGGTGGCGGTGCCACAGTACAGGTTTCAACTAATTCTGTACGTATTATCACCGACACTATGGTTCAGCTCTTTCATCACTTTGCAAGAAAGGATTGTCTGATTCGAAGAATAAATCTATCTGCTAACTCTATCATCGATGAGTGCTATGAGCAGTATTCATTCTTTGTCGACCCAGAAATTATGGAGAAGGACAGACAAATTACACGCTCAGTAAATGAGCTTAAAACGAAGTTTGGGAAGAATGCCATTTTAAAGGGAATAGATTTACTTGAGGGCGCCACTACAATTGAGAGAAATGGTCAGATTGGTGGCCATAAAAAATAG
- a CDS encoding DDE-type integrase/transposase/recombinase — MNIILYLLEIIHQLYQQNCWLINFICRYIPLKQWAFDDSHSPKYQKFKVDELPKIVYYHQDWDWKDLNNYYTQRYGKPVKPIKRRSECDIPEECSCPSCHAPQPYLYKNNGKAGQLMCKICQTTFTPEDNRFDKQLSLKCPHCQHTLVRIKDRKHFAIHKCVNPKCPYYLSNLKKVDKEDLSEENGKYKYKLHYIYREFSIDFFKMDLNSLPKNASSLKFSKHNAHIMSLCLTFHVNLGLSLRKTRQALSDLYGISISHQQVANYCKTAAICIKPFVDNYPYEKGNVFAADETYIKVRGIKGYVWLILNAATRAIIGYQVSDNRGVGPCILAMRMAFKGMSELPKNFKFIADGYSAYPLAAQQFFRQFGDRFKFEITQVIGLQNNDEVSKEYRPFKQMIERLNRTYKASYRITNGFDNYDGANYDLTLWVAYYNFLRPHKFNDFKPPVVDDILSKAENMPAKWQLMIYFGQQKIMELQAAS, encoded by the coding sequence ATGAACATTATACTTTATTTACTTGAAATCATCCACCAACTCTATCAACAGAATTGCTGGCTTATTAACTTCATCTGCAGATATATACCGCTCAAACAGTGGGCTTTCGATGACTCACATTCTCCCAAATATCAAAAGTTCAAAGTGGATGAACTTCCTAAGATTGTCTATTATCATCAGGACTGGGACTGGAAGGACCTTAACAACTACTATACTCAGCGCTATGGCAAACCCGTTAAACCAATCAAAAGACGTTCAGAATGCGATATCCCGGAGGAATGTTCTTGTCCATCATGTCATGCACCACAGCCATATCTCTACAAGAACAATGGTAAAGCTGGACAGCTCATGTGTAAGATCTGCCAGACTACTTTTACGCCTGAGGACAATCGCTTTGATAAACAGTTATCTTTAAAATGTCCTCACTGCCAGCATACTCTTGTACGTATAAAAGACCGTAAGCACTTCGCCATCCATAAGTGTGTTAATCCCAAATGTCCTTACTATCTCAGCAACCTTAAAAAAGTCGATAAAGAGGATCTATCCGAAGAGAATGGCAAGTATAAATACAAGCTTCACTACATCTATCGCGAATTCTCGATAGATTTTTTTAAGATGGATCTGAACTCTCTTCCAAAGAATGCATCCTCACTTAAATTCAGCAAGCACAACGCCCACATCATGTCCCTGTGCCTTACGTTCCATGTCAATCTCGGACTGTCTTTGAGAAAAACAAGACAGGCATTATCTGATTTGTATGGGATATCTATATCTCATCAGCAGGTTGCTAACTACTGTAAGACAGCTGCCATCTGTATAAAACCTTTTGTTGACAATTACCCTTATGAGAAAGGCAATGTCTTTGCTGCGGATGAAACGTACATAAAGGTGCGCGGCATCAAAGGTTATGTCTGGCTTATTCTGAATGCTGCTACCAGAGCCATCATCGGTTATCAGGTATCTGACAACCGTGGCGTAGGTCCATGCATCCTTGCAATGAGAATGGCATTCAAAGGTATGTCTGAGCTTCCCAAAAATTTCAAGTTTATCGCTGATGGGTATAGTGCGTATCCGCTTGCAGCCCAACAGTTCTTTAGGCAGTTCGGTGACAGATTCAAGTTTGAGATCACACAGGTCATCGGTCTCCAGAACAACGATGAAGTGTCCAAAGAATACCGCCCTTTTAAACAGATGATTGAGCGTCTTAACCGCACCTATAAGGCATCTTATCGAATCACTAATGGGTTTGATAACTACGATGGCGCTAACTATGATCTGACTTTGTGGGTTGCCTACTATAACTTCCTGAGGCCTCATAAGTTCAATGACTTCAAACCACCAGTAGTTGATGACATACTATCCAAAGCTGAGAACATGCCTGCCAAGTGGCAGCTCATGATTTACTTTGGTCAGCAAAAAATCATGGAACTTCAGGCAGCCAGCTGA